The Actinomycetota bacterium genome includes the window CCGCCGCGGCCCCCGTGGCCGTGGCCGCCGGGCCCGTCGGGGCCGCCGCGGGCGCCGCCGCGGCCCCCGAGGCCGAGGAGCAGACCGAGTTCGACGTCGTCCTGACCGGCGCCGGCGAGAAGAAGATCCAGGTCATCAAGGAGGTCCGCGCCCTCACCAGCCTCGGGCTGAAGGAGGCCAAGGACCTGGTCGACTCCGCGCCCAAGCCCGTGCTCGAGCGGGTCCCCAAGGAGCAGGCCGACAAGGCCAAGGCCCAGCTCGAGGGCGCCGGCGCCAGTGTCGAGCTGAAGTAGTTCGGGGTCATCACTTAGCGCGTTCCGATCGCCCACTCTCCGTAGTTGTCCCTTGACACCTCGGGGAGTGGGCGGCAAACTCGGTCGGACAAGACGAAGTGAGGTGCCCACGCAGACCCTCAGTTCGACGTTGACGGCGGTGTAGGAAAGCGCTACACTGCTCCTTCGCATGTCTTCGCGCGCCTTCGACCAGCCGACCCCGGGCTTTGGCGTGCCCAGCCGCCGCCGTATCCACCGTAGCACCCGCCTCCACACCTGCTTCCCGCGAAAGGGGAGGGACGCCTGTTGAGCGACCCGCGTACCTCGACCTCCTCTCGACTCTCCTTCGGCAAGATCCCCGAGATCCTCCCCATCCCCGACCTCATCGCCATCCAGCGCCAGTCCTTCGAGTGGCTGATCACCGACGGTCTCCGGGAGACCTTCGACGAGATCAGCCCCATCGAGGACTTCACCGGCCAGATGGCGCTCACCTTCGGGGAGCACCGCTTC containing:
- the rplL gene encoding 50S ribosomal protein L7/L12: MAKLSTDDLLDAFKEMTLLELSEFVKQFEETFNVSAAAPVAVAAGPVGAAAGAAAAPEAEEQTEFDVVLTGAGEKKIQVIKEVRALTSLGLKEAKDLVDSAPKPVLERVPKEQADKAKAQLEGAGASVELK